In the Gossypium arboreum isolate Shixiya-1 chromosome 10, ASM2569848v2, whole genome shotgun sequence genome, one interval contains:
- the LOC108465326 gene encoding uncharacterized protein LOC108465326 isoform X1: MSKDLLVSHCYYQSKTMVASTAAVTFPGPGGLISGRARPRSRPAGVKLQQQRPSSINIHIISRISSQSKSLRPLKAASGGGVPLPPLDLTEENIELVLADARVELAQLFDTEVGITGQVELSELDGPFVKISLKGRFWHKRTTVVARVGNYLKQRIPEILEVEIEDEKQLDDSPENF, encoded by the exons ATGTCGAAGGATCTGCTAGTTTCCCACTGTTATTACCAATCCAAAACAATGGTAGCATCAACAGCAGCCGTCACTTTTCCCGGTCCTGGTGGCCTAATCTCAGGCAGAGCAAGACCAAGAAGCAGGCCAGCAGGGGTGAAGTTACAGCAACAAAGACCATCATCCATTAATATACACATTATTAGCCGGATATCATCACAATCAAAATCATTACGGCCGCTAAAAGCAGCATCTGGTGGTGGAGTTCCACTTCCGCCATTGGATTTGACAGAGGAAAATATTGAACTTGTCTTAGCTGATGCCCGTGTAGAG CTTGCTCAGCTTTTTGACACAGAGGTTGGCATAACAG GTCAAGTTGAATTATCGGAATTGGATGGACCCTTTGTGAAGATTAGTCTCAAGGGTCGATTTTGGCACAAACGTACCACAGTCGTAGCCAGAGTCGGAAATTATTTGAAGCAGAGAATCCCT GAAATCCTGGAGGTTGAGATTGAAGATGAGAAACAATTAGATGACAGCCCTGAAAACTTCTGA
- the LOC108465326 gene encoding uncharacterized protein LOC108465326 isoform X2: MSKDLLVSHCYYQSKTMVASTAAVTFPGPGGLISGRARPRSRPAGVKLQQQRPSSINIHIISRISSQSKSLRPLKAASGGGVPLPPLDLTEENIELVLADARVELAQLFDTEVGITGQVELSELDGPFVKISLKGRFWHKRTTVVARVGNYLKQRIPAIFC; this comes from the exons ATGTCGAAGGATCTGCTAGTTTCCCACTGTTATTACCAATCCAAAACAATGGTAGCATCAACAGCAGCCGTCACTTTTCCCGGTCCTGGTGGCCTAATCTCAGGCAGAGCAAGACCAAGAAGCAGGCCAGCAGGGGTGAAGTTACAGCAACAAAGACCATCATCCATTAATATACACATTATTAGCCGGATATCATCACAATCAAAATCATTACGGCCGCTAAAAGCAGCATCTGGTGGTGGAGTTCCACTTCCGCCATTGGATTTGACAGAGGAAAATATTGAACTTGTCTTAGCTGATGCCCGTGTAGAG CTTGCTCAGCTTTTTGACACAGAGGTTGGCATAACAG GTCAAGTTGAATTATCGGAATTGGATGGACCCTTTGTGAAGATTAGTCTCAAGGGTCGATTTTGGCACAAACGTACCACAGTCGTAGCCAGAGTCGGAAATTATTTGAAGCAGAGAATCCCT GCAATTTTTTGTTGA